A stretch of the Rhipicephalus microplus isolate Deutch F79 unplaced genomic scaffold, USDA_Rmic scaffold_18, whole genome shotgun sequence genome encodes the following:
- the LOC142785094 gene encoding uncharacterized protein LOC142785094, translating to MAPRRKRLSSSSPDSRKGSSSDESLNESDVTCPVCLSMVIEPVTMPCAHEVCKSCFTSTVLMANKECPMCRMRIASWARKAAREGTLVNRARWQLIKTRFPKQVARRLSGEDSRAGTPQRIVLRPLCMPGEIRREYEEQRQRAEAEWRRERELEAQEGEALAQHLASEEERALEKQRRQMRRDQRLACLWGVFGDTPSVLAAFPLVRSLLVPEDDDNDSASSFIPPEDRPQDATRNTAPMTPLSGGVSRLHSRSVQTTLLEVRQQETQTSEHSHDAMASYQEDWELARRLQRKLNRQSRAAPKRTYNLRSRVVD from the exons ATGGCGCCGCGACGTAAGCGgctgtcgtcgtcttcgccggatagCCGCAAAGGCAGCAGCAGCGACGAATCCTTGAACGAATCGGACGTTACGTGCCCCGTGTGTCTGAGCATGGTGATCGAACCCGTGACGATGCCGTGCGCGCACGAGGTGTGCAAATCCTGCTTCACGAGCACCGTGCTCATGGCCAACAAGGAGTGCCCCATGTGTCGCATGCGCATCGCGTCGTGGGCGCGCAAAGCAGCCCGCGAGGGAACCCTGGTCAACCGGGCACGCTGGCAGCTCATCAAGACCCGCTTTCCGAAGCAGGTCGCAAGGAGACTGAGCGGAGAAGACAGTCGAGCAG GAACCCCTCAGCGGATTGTGCTGAGACCGCTGTGCATGCCGGGTGAGATCAGGCGTGAGTACGAGGAACAGCGTCAGCGTGCAGAGGCCGAGTGGCGCCGAGAGCGCGAGCTCGAAGCTCAGGAGGGTGAAGCCCTGGCCCAGCACTTGGCTTCGGAGGAAGAACGGGCCCTGGAGAAACAGCGGCGGCAGATGCGACGGGACCAGCGGCTTGCCTGCCTCTGGGGCGTGTTTGGGGACACGCCGTCCGTGCTCGCTGCCTTCCCGCTTGTTCGTTCTTTGCTCGTGCCGGAGGACGACGACAATGACAGTGCATCTTCTTTCATACCTCCGGAGGACAGGCCTCAAG ATGCCACAAGGAACACGGCACCGATGACGCCCTTGAGTGGTGGCGTAAGCAGGCTGCACTCGCGCAGTGTGCAGACAACCCTGCTGGAGGTGCGGCAACAGGAGACACAGACAAGTGAGCACAGTCACGACGCCATGGCCTCCTACCAGGAAGACTGGGAACTGGCACGCCGCCTCCAGCGGAAGCTGAACCGACAGAGCAGAGCAGCACCCAAACGCACTTACAACCTGCGCTCTCGTGTTGTCGACTGA